The proteins below come from a single Mugil cephalus isolate CIBA_MC_2020 chromosome 7, CIBA_Mcephalus_1.1, whole genome shotgun sequence genomic window:
- the LOC125010910 gene encoding T-lymphocyte surface antigen Ly-9-like isoform X3, giving the protein MAHKSFLLAVFVLYSSRIQGSSAVTDVFVKRGDDVLLEVMDDAPKEFDLFVWTFDTSNSKKLVRYSPGGKPRVSEGYTGRVEFSVENYSVKLKNLQDDDSGVYTARVVGDKEQTVAKYMVTVQGPVSPVDLNPDSVSISSDSCNLTVTCSTEDSHISSTFTCDTKTCSQEGGDQSKVTNSGASLHVHLLNDAIICNHSNQVSWTQKKTQLQHLCSLHGGSSAVTDGFVKRGDEVLLEVMDDATKEFDLFVWTFNTSKVLVIYSPGGKPRVSESYTGRVEFSVENYSVKLKNLQDDDSGVYTARVVGDKEQTVAKYMVTVQGPVSPVDLNPDSVSISSDSCNLTVTCSTEDSHISSTFTCDTKTCSQEGGDQSKITNSGASLRVHLINDAIICNHSNQVSWTQKKTQTQDLCPLHAGSSAVTDVFVKRGDEVLLEVMDDATKEFDLFVWTFNTSKVLVRYSPGGKPRVSESYTGRVEFSVENYSVKLKNLQDDDSGVYTARVVGDKEQTVAKYMVTVQGPVSPVDLNPDSVSISSDSCNLTVTCSTEDSHISSTFTCDTKTCSQEGGDQSKVTNSGASLRVHLLNDAIICNHSNQVSWTQKKTQIQDLCPLHAGLNPPKN; this is encoded by the exons ATGGCACATAAATCTTTCTTGttggctgtttttgtgctgtatTCAAGTCGAATTCAAg GGTCCAgtgctgtgactgatgtgtttgtgaagagaggagatgatgtaCTTCTGGAAGTCATGGATGATGCTCCAAAggaatttgatttgtttgtctggACATTTGATACAAGCAATAGTAAAAAATTAGTAAGATATTCACCTGGTGGAAAACCAAGAGTCTCTGAAGGTTACACTGGAAGAGTTGAGTTCTCTGTGGAAAATTACTCAGTGAAATTGAAGAATCTACAAGATGACGACAGTGGAGTTTATACAGCACGTGTGGTAGGAGATAAAGAACAAACAGTAGCTAAATACATGGTCACAGTTCAAG gtccagtgtctccagttgatctgaatccagactctgtgtccatcagctcagactcctgtaacctcactgtgacctgcagcacagaggactcacacatcagcagcactttcacatgtgacaccaaaacctgctctcaggagggaggagaccagTCAAAGGTCACCAACTCTGGTGCTTCCCTCCATGTCCACCTGCTCAATGACGCAATCATCTGTAACCATAGCAACCAAGTCAGCTGGACTCAGAAGAAGACACAGCTTCAGCATCTCTGTTCTCTACATGGCG GGTCCAGTGCTGTGACTGATGGGtttgtgaagagaggagatgaggtACTTCTGGAAGTCATGGATGATGCTACAAAggaatttgatttgtttgtctggACATTTAATACAAGCAAAGTTTTAGTAATATATTCACCTGGTGGAAAACCAAGAGTCTCTGAAAGTTACACTGGAAGAGTTGAGTTCTCTGTGGAAAATTACTCAGTGAAATTGAAGAATCTACAAGATGACGACAGTGGAGTTTATACAGCACGTGTGGTAGGAGATAAAGAACAAACAGTAGCTAAATACATGGTCACAGTTCAAG gtccagtgtctccagttgatctgaatccagactctgtgtccatcagctcagactcctgtaacctcactgtgacctgcagcacagaggactcacacatcagcagcactttcacatgtgacaccaaaacctgctctcaggagggaggagaccaaTCAAAGATCACCAACTCTGGTGCTTCCCTTCGTGTCCACCTGATCAATGACGCAATCATCTGTAACCATAGCAACCAAGTCAGCTGGACTCAGAAGAAGACACAGACTCAGGATCTCTGTCCCCTACATGCTG GGTCCAgtgctgtgactgatgtgtttgtgaagagaggagatgaggtACTTCTGGAAGTCATGGATGATGCTACAAAggaatttgatttgtttgtctggACATTTAATACAAGCAAAGTTTTAGTAAGATATTCACCTGGTGGAAAACCAAGAGTCTCTGAAAGTTACACTGGAAGAGTTGAGTTCTCTGTGGAAAATTACTCAGTGAAATTGAAGAATCTACAAGATGACGACAGTGGAGTTTATACAGCACGTGTGGTAGGAGATAAAGAACAAACAGTAGCTAAATACATGGTCACAGTTCAAG gtccagtgtctccagttgatctgaatccagactctgtgtccatcagctcagactcctgtaacctcactgtgacctgcagcacagaggactcgcacatcagcagcactttcacatgtgacaccaaaacctgctctcaggagggaggagaccagTCAAAGGTCACCAACTCTGGTGCTTCCCTCCGTGTCCACCTGCTCAATGACGCAATCATCTGTAACCATAGCAACCAAGTCAGCTGGACTCAGAAGAAGACACAGATTCAGGATCTCTGTCCCCTACATGCTG GTCTGAACCCCCCCAAAAACTGA
- the LOC125010910 gene encoding T-lymphocyte surface antigen Ly-9-like isoform X2: MAHKSFLLAVFVLYSSRIQGSSAVTDVFVKRGDDVLLEVMDDAPKEFDLFVWTFDTSNSKKLVRYSPGGKPRVSEGYTGRVEFSVENYSVKLKNLQDDDSGVYTARVVGDKEQTVAKYMVTVQGPVSPVDLNPDSVSISSDSCNLTVTCSTEDSHISSTFTCDTKTCSQEGGDQSKVTNSGASLHVHLLNDAIICNHSNQVSWTQKKTQLQHLCSLHGGSSAVTDGFVKRGDEVLLEVMDDATKEFDLFVWTFNTSKVLVIYSPGGKPRVSESYTGRVEFSVENYSVKLKNLQDDDSGVYTARVVGDKEQTVAKYMVTVQGPVSPVDLNPDSVSISSDSCNLTVTCSTEDSHISSTFTCDTKTCSQEGGDQSKITNSGASLRVHLINDAIICNHSNQVSWTQKKTQTQDLCPLHAGSSAVTDVFVKRGDEVLLEVMDDATKEFDLFVWTFNTSKVLVRYSPGGKPRVSESYTGRVEFSVENYSVKLKNLQDDDSGVYTARVVGDKEQTVAKYMVTVQGPVSPVDLNPDSVSISSDSCNLTVTCSTEDSHISSTFTCDTKTCSQEGGDQSKVTNSGASLRVHLLNDAIICNHSNQVSWTQKKTQIQDLCPLHAGETDRLIK; this comes from the exons ATGGCACATAAATCTTTCTTGttggctgtttttgtgctgtatTCAAGTCGAATTCAAg GGTCCAgtgctgtgactgatgtgtttgtgaagagaggagatgatgtaCTTCTGGAAGTCATGGATGATGCTCCAAAggaatttgatttgtttgtctggACATTTGATACAAGCAATAGTAAAAAATTAGTAAGATATTCACCTGGTGGAAAACCAAGAGTCTCTGAAGGTTACACTGGAAGAGTTGAGTTCTCTGTGGAAAATTACTCAGTGAAATTGAAGAATCTACAAGATGACGACAGTGGAGTTTATACAGCACGTGTGGTAGGAGATAAAGAACAAACAGTAGCTAAATACATGGTCACAGTTCAAG gtccagtgtctccagttgatctgaatccagactctgtgtccatcagctcagactcctgtaacctcactgtgacctgcagcacagaggactcacacatcagcagcactttcacatgtgacaccaaaacctgctctcaggagggaggagaccagTCAAAGGTCACCAACTCTGGTGCTTCCCTCCATGTCCACCTGCTCAATGACGCAATCATCTGTAACCATAGCAACCAAGTCAGCTGGACTCAGAAGAAGACACAGCTTCAGCATCTCTGTTCTCTACATGGCG GGTCCAGTGCTGTGACTGATGGGtttgtgaagagaggagatgaggtACTTCTGGAAGTCATGGATGATGCTACAAAggaatttgatttgtttgtctggACATTTAATACAAGCAAAGTTTTAGTAATATATTCACCTGGTGGAAAACCAAGAGTCTCTGAAAGTTACACTGGAAGAGTTGAGTTCTCTGTGGAAAATTACTCAGTGAAATTGAAGAATCTACAAGATGACGACAGTGGAGTTTATACAGCACGTGTGGTAGGAGATAAAGAACAAACAGTAGCTAAATACATGGTCACAGTTCAAG gtccagtgtctccagttgatctgaatccagactctgtgtccatcagctcagactcctgtaacctcactgtgacctgcagcacagaggactcacacatcagcagcactttcacatgtgacaccaaaacctgctctcaggagggaggagaccaaTCAAAGATCACCAACTCTGGTGCTTCCCTTCGTGTCCACCTGATCAATGACGCAATCATCTGTAACCATAGCAACCAAGTCAGCTGGACTCAGAAGAAGACACAGACTCAGGATCTCTGTCCCCTACATGCTG GGTCCAgtgctgtgactgatgtgtttgtgaagagaggagatgaggtACTTCTGGAAGTCATGGATGATGCTACAAAggaatttgatttgtttgtctggACATTTAATACAAGCAAAGTTTTAGTAAGATATTCACCTGGTGGAAAACCAAGAGTCTCTGAAAGTTACACTGGAAGAGTTGAGTTCTCTGTGGAAAATTACTCAGTGAAATTGAAGAATCTACAAGATGACGACAGTGGAGTTTATACAGCACGTGTGGTAGGAGATAAAGAACAAACAGTAGCTAAATACATGGTCACAGTTCAAG gtccagtgtctccagttgatctgaatccagactctgtgtccatcagctcagactcctgtaacctcactgtgacctgcagcacagaggactcgcacatcagcagcactttcacatgtgacaccaaaacctgctctcaggagggaggagaccagTCAAAGGTCACCAACTCTGGTGCTTCCCTCCGTGTCCACCTGCTCAATGACGCAATCATCTGTAACCATAGCAACCAAGTCAGCTGGACTCAGAAGAAGACACAGATTCAGGATCTCTGTCCCCTACATGCTGGTGAGACTGACAGactgattaaataa
- the LOC125010942 gene encoding tripartite motif-containing protein 16-like yields the protein MAQKGIELDQEAISCSICLDLLKYPVTIPCGHSYCMNCMKSHFDEEDKKKIHRCPECRQLFPSRPVLVKNTLLAALVEQLKKTGLQPAPADHCYAGPEDVACDVCTGRKLKAFKSCLFCLASYCKKHLEPHYTSPTFKQHKLVDPSKKLQENICSHHDEVMKMFCRTDQQIICYLCSVEEHKGHDTVSAAAERTERQREVEVRRQNIQQMIQDKEKDVKLLQQELKAIAHSADKTVMDSQEMFTEMIRLLQKRSSDVEQQVRSQQETEESRVKEVQKKLKQEITELKREDAELKQLSDTEDQNQILHNYPSPSILSQSTHSSSINICPLRHFKDVKAAVTELRKRLQDILRKTRTNISLTVTEVDVLLPQPEPKTRDEFLKYSCEITLDLNTVHRYLVLSERNRKITLVNRQQFYPDHPERFTDCSQVLSRESLTRRCYWEVERSGLVGVAVTYKNISRAGKESGFGRNDKSWTLYRSKDSSTFCYNNIQTSVSAPPSSRVGVFLDHRAGILSFYSVSETMTLLHRVQTTFTQPLYAGIWVGLFSSVELVKVK from the coding sequence atggcGCAGAAAGGAATTGAACTGGATCAAGAAGCAATCAgctgttccatctgtctggatctactGAAGTATCCGGTGActattccctgtggacacagctactgcatgaactgtatgAAAAGCCACTTTGAtgaagaggacaagaagaaaatcCACAGATGTCCTGAGTGCAGACAACTCTTCCCATCAAGGCCTGTCCTAGTGAAAAACACCTTGTTAGCAGctttagtggagcagctgaagaagactggactccaaCCTGCTCctgctgatcactgctatgctggacctgaagatgtggcctgtgatgtctgcactggaagaaaactgaaagccttcaagtcctgtttatTCTGTCTGGCATCTTACTGTAAGAAACACCTTGAACCTCACTATACGTCacctacatttaaacaacacaagctggtggatccctccaagaagctccaggagaacatctgctctcatcatgatgaggtgatgaagatgttctgtcgtactgatcagcagattATCTGTTacctctgctctgtggaggaacataaaggccacgacacagtctcagctgcagcagaaaggactgagaggcagagagaggtggaggtaagacgacaaaacatccagcagatgatccaggacaaagagaaagatgtgaagctgcttcaacaggagctgaaggccatcgctcactctgctgataaaacagtgatgGACAGTCAGGAGatgttcactgagatgatccgtctcctccagaaaagaagctctgatgtggagcagcaggtcagatcccagcaggaaactgaagagagtcgagtcaaagaggttcagaagaagctgaagcaggagatcactgagctgaagagggaagacgctgagctgaagcagctctcagacacagaggatCAAAACCAGattctacacaactacccctcacCGTCAATACTTAGTCaatctacacactcatccagcatcaataTCTGTCCTCTGAGGCACTTTAAGgatgtgaaagcagctgtgacagagctcagaaagagactacaggacattctgagaAAGACGAGGACAAACATCTCACtaacagtgactgaagtggatgttttactgccacaaccagagccaaagaccagagatgaattcttaaagtattcatgtgaaatcacactggatctAAACACCGTACACAGATATCTGGTACTGTCTGaaaggaacagaaaaataacactaGTGAATCGACAACAGTTCTATCCGGATCATCCAGAGAGATTCACTGATTGTTctcaggtcctgagtagagagagtctgactagacgttgttactgggaggtggagaggagtgGATTAGTTGGTGTAGCAGTcacatacaagaatatcagcagagcagggaaAGAAAGTGGATTTGGACGTAATGACAAATCTTGGACATTATATCGTTCAAAGGACAGTTCTACATTTTGttacaacaacatccaaacttctgtctcagctcctccttcctccagagtaggagtgttcctggatcacagagcaggtattctatccttctacagcgtctctgaaaccatgactctcctccacagagtccagaccacattcactcagccgctCTATGCTGGAATCTGGGTTGGTTTGTTCTCAAGTGTTGAGTTGGTTAAAGTGAAGTAG